From the Lepidochelys kempii isolate rLepKem1 chromosome 2, rLepKem1.hap2, whole genome shotgun sequence genome, one window contains:
- the C1QL3 gene encoding complement C1q-like protein 3 isoform X2, with amino-acid sequence MVLLLVVLIPVLVSSAGTSAHYEMLGTCRMVCDPYGGTKAPSTAATPDRGLMQSLPTFIQGPKGEAGRPGKAGPRGPPGEPGPPGPVGPPGEKGEPGRQGLPGPPGAPGLNAAGAISAATYSTVPKIAFYAGLKRQHEGYEVLRFDDVVTNLGNHYDPTTGKFTCSIPGIYFFTYHVLMRGGDGTSMWADLCKNNQKKTRSTCHAFQKDQRRLECGQKDGWLQKLSTGHKRRLHYSF; translated from the exons ATGGTGTTGCTGCTGGTCGTCCTCATCCCGGTGCTGGTGAGCTCGGCCGGCACCTCGGCCCACTACGAGATGCTGGGCACCTGCCGCATGGTCTGCGACCCCTACGGCGGCACCAAGGCGCCCAGCACGGCGGCCACGCCCGACCGCGGCCTCATGCAGTCCCTGCCCACCTTCATCCAGGGGCCCAAGGGCGAGGCCGGCCGGCCGGGCAAGGCGGGGCCCCGCGGGCCGCCCGGGGAGCCGGGGCCGCCCGGGCCGGTGGGGCCCCCGGGGGAGAAGGGCGAGCCCGGGCGCCAGGGCCTGCCGGGCCCCCCCGGGGCGCCGGGGCTGAACGCGGCCGGGGCCATCAGCGCCGCCACCTACAGCACCGTGCCCAAGATCGCCTTCTACGCCGGCCTCAAGCGCCAGCACGAGGGCTACGAGGTGCTCAGGTTCGACGACGTGGTCACCAACCTGGGCAACCACTACGACCCCACCACGGGCAAGTTCACGTGCTCCATCCCCGGCATCTACTTCTTCACCTACCACGTGCTGATGCGGGGCGGCGACGGCACCAGCATGTGGGCAGATCTCTGCAAGAACAACCAg aaaaaaaccaggagtacttgtcaTGCTTTCCAAAAGGACCAGAGACGTTTGGAATGTGGCCAGAAGGACGGGTGGCTGCAGAAGCTTTCAACTGGTCACAAACGAAGATTACACTATAGTTTCTAA